The proteins below come from a single Alligator mississippiensis isolate rAllMis1 chromosome 2, rAllMis1, whole genome shotgun sequence genomic window:
- the RTN4RL2 gene encoding reticulon-4 receptor-like 2: protein MLPRRARRPPGWVPTLFGLFVLLGVLPTGAPTCPMLCTCYFSPPTVSCQANNFSSVPLVLPPNAQRLFLQNNLIRSLRAGTFGPSTVTLWLYSNNISSIQPGTFRHLPALEELDLGDNRNLRSLEPDTFRGLERLQSLHLYRCQLSSLPSTIFRGLFSLQYLYLQENSLMYLQDDLFVDLANLSHLFLHGNKIRLLSENVFRGLWGLDRLLLHVNRLHSVHRWAFRDLAKLTILYLFNNSLAVLPGETLADLPSLEFLRLNNNPWACDCRAHSLWAWFQRTRVSSSDVTCTSPAEHRGRDLRRLSQADFRACPPANHNHAPARPAPGTKPKWGGEAVAGRPRGNGSSNHLYGLGEVGAPPADPSSFYRDLPANDIRSPKYDSPTEDDYWNGYGNEEGRLKEGCTGAACSPLDSGAHRPGALPTALSCLVLLLLRALWL, encoded by the exons ATGCTGCCCCGGAGGGCGCGCCGCCCGCCAG GCTGGGTCCCCACGCTCTTTGGCCTTTTTGTGCTGCTgggggtcctgcccactggggcacccacctgccccatgctctgcaccTGCTACTTCTCGCCACCCACGGTCAGCTGCCAGGCCAACAACTTCTCGTCGgtgcccctggtgctgcctcctAATGCCCAGCGCCTCTTCCTGCAGAACAACCTGATCCGGTCCCTGCGGGCAGGCACCTTTGGGCCCAGCACAGTGACACTGTGGCTCTACTCCAACAACATCTCCTCCATCCAGCCTGGCACTTTCCGTCACCTGCCTGCCCtagaggagctggatctgggggACAACCGGAACCTGCGCAGTCTGGAACCAGATACCTTCCGTGGGCTGGAGCGCCTGCAATCCCTGCACCTCTACCGCTGCCAGCTCAGCAGCCTGCCCAGCACCATCTTTCGtggcctcttcagcctccagtACCTCTACCTGCAGGAGAACAGCCTTATGTACCTGCAG gaTGACCTGTTTGTGGACCTGGCCAACCTGAGCCACCTCTTCCTGCATGGCAACAAGATCCGGCTGCTGTCAGAGAATGTCTTCCGAGGACTGTGGGGCCTGGAccggctgctgctgcatgtcaACCGGCTGCACTCGGTGCACCGCTGGGCCTTCCGTGACCTGGCCAAGCTCACCATCCTCTATCTCTTCAACAATAGCctggctgtgctgccaggggAGACGCTGGCTGACCTGCCCTCCCTGGAGTTCCTGCGCCTCAACAATAACCCCTGGGCCTGTGACTGCCGTGCCCACTCTCTCTGGGCCTGGTTCCAGCGCACCCGGGTCTCTAGCTCGGACGTGACCTGTACCAGCCCCGCTGAGCACCGGGGCCGTGACCTGAGGCGCCTCAGCCAGGCTGATTTCagggcctgcccccctgccaacCATAATCATGcccctgcccggcctgccccaggTACCAAGcccaagtggggtggggaggctgtggctggaCGTCCCCGAGGCAATGGTTCCTCCAACCACCTGTATGGGCTGGGGGAGGTCGGGGCACCCCCAGCTGACCCCTCCTCTTTCTACCGGGACCTGCCGGCCAATGATATCCGCAGCCCCAAGTACGACTCTCCCACTGAGGATGACTACTGGAATGGCTACGGCAATGAAGAGGGGCGCCTCAAGGAGGGTTGCACAGGTGCAGCCTGCTCCCCACTGGATTCTGGGGCCCATCGGCCGGGTGCgctgcccacagccctgtcctgcctagtgctgctgctgctgcgggcccTCTGGCTCTGA